Within the Pseudomonas guangdongensis genome, the region GCCATCGCCGAGATCTTCCCCGAGCTGCGCGGCAAGCTGAACGGCCATGCGGTGCGCGTGCCGCTGGCCAACGCCTCGCTGACCGACTGCGTGTTCGAGGTCGAGCGCGCCACCAGCGCCGAGGAGGTCAACGCGCTGCTCAAGGCCGCCGCCGCCGGCCCGCTCGCGGGCATCCTCGGCTATGAAGAGCGTCCGCTGGTGTCGATCGACTATCGCACCGACCCGCGCTCGTCGATCGTCGATGCGCTGTCGACCCTGGTGGTCAACGGCACCCAGGTGAAGGTCTACGCCTGGTACGACAACGAGTGGGGCTACGCCAACCGCACCGTCGAGCTGGCGCGCAAGGTCGGTCTGGCCGGTTGATCGACAGGCTTGTGTAGGGTGGGTTAGGCCGCAGGCCGTAACCCACCAATCGGCCGGAGGCCACAAGGATGCCTGCGGCATACCTGGCGGGTTACGCCGCTGCGCGGCTGACCCACCCTACGACTTCTTCGCATCAGGCTCCCCTCATGCACGCCCTGTCCCGTCTCTCTCCCGAAATCCGCCAGTACCTGCTGGTCACCGGCAACTACTGGGCCTTCACCCTCACCGACGGCGCGCTGCGCATGCTGGTGGTGCTGCACTTCCACGGCCTCGGTTACAGCCCGCTCTCGATCGCCGCGCTGTTCCTGTTCTACGAGATCTTCGGCGTGGTCACCAACCTGGTCGGCGGCTGGCTGGGTGCGCGGCTGGGGTTGAACCGCACCATGAACATCGGCCTCGGCCTGCAGGTGGCGGCGCTGCTGATGCTCACGGTGCCGGCGGCCCTGCTCACGGTCCCCTGGGTGATGGCGGCGCAGGCGCTGTCCGGCATCGCCAAGGACCTCAACAAGATGAGCGCCAAGAGCTCGATCAAGCTGCTGGTCGCCGACGGCCAGCAGGGCACCCTGTACCGCTGGGTGGCGCTGCTGACCGGCTCGAAGAACGCGCTCAAAGGCGTCGGTTTCTTCCTCGGCGGCGCGCTGCTGACCACGCTGGGCTTCGCCGGCGCGGTACTGGCGATGGCCGGCGTGCTGGCAGTGGTCTGGCTGGCCAGCGTGTGTCTGCTGAAGCAGGATCTGGGCAAGGCGAAGAGCAAGCCGAAGTTCCGCGACCTGCTGTCGAAGAGCCGGGCG harbors:
- the arsJ gene encoding organoarsenical effux MFS transporter ArsJ gives rise to the protein MHALSRLSPEIRQYLLVTGNYWAFTLTDGALRMLVVLHFHGLGYSPLSIAALFLFYEIFGVVTNLVGGWLGARLGLNRTMNIGLGLQVAALLMLTVPAALLTVPWVMAAQALSGIAKDLNKMSAKSSIKLLVADGQQGTLYRWVALLTGSKNALKGVGFFLGGALLTTLGFAGAVLAMAGVLAVVWLASVCLLKQDLGKAKSKPKFRDLLSKSRAINLLSAARLFLFGARDVWFVVALPVYLSASFGWDFWQVGGFLAAWVIGYGIVQSLAPYLTGKRRGQVPDGRAAFVWATLLAGLPAAIALGLGSELPAQTVLIGGLLLFGALFAINSSLHSYLIVSYAKEDGVSLDVGFYYMSNALGRLLGTLLSGWVFQVWGLEACLWVSSLFVLLAALISIGLPRHAS